DNA from Phaeodactylum tricornutum CCAP 1055/1 chromosome 30, whole genome shotgun sequence:
GGTTTTGTGGTTATTCCGTTGTCCATTGGTGATAAGAACCTTTTCACATCCcccccttttccaaaacccTTTTTTGATCTGGAGAAGTATGGAGTCGGTACGGATCCCGCAGCGGAGGaggacgtcgtcgtcgtggtggcgACGGACGTGGGTGTGGGTGGCGACCTTGCCCCGTCCCACGTCGGCCGTGGAGGTTCGTCGACATCCAATCCGGATGCGACGGATACCGTCCCCGTACGTTGCGTACGGTAGTACTACATCAGCGTTGCCTTTTCGCATCGTTCGGGGAGGCGCGCAATCGTCCCGACCGTCGTTCGACAAGaaggatgatgatgatgacgaatGGGAAGACTGGGATGATCTGGATCGTGACGATTCGGAACACGATACGACGGAGCGTTCGACTCAATCCAAGCCACAACTAGACGATGATGATAACGAGTTTATGAAAGACGCAGACGAGGACGGGGCGATTCTGTCGAGTCCCTTTCTCGACAGTTTTCAGGAAGAAGTCCATCGGATCGTGGCGGAATACCGCTCGGAGGTCCGACAAACCTTTCAACAATTGCAAAGGGAAATACTGTTGGAACGTCAGCAATGGGAACCGACAACGTCGGATCGATCCCCGAACGATCTTTCCGACGCGGGTCtgtcggacgacgacgagatcGACCGGGATGAGGGGCCGGACCAAGCCGGGGATTGGAGTTCTACCGACGAGGATAGTAACAACCTAGACGACGAAGACTACCAGGACAAAGACGAAACCGATCCGGTACCCGAATATCTGGATGTCTTTCGCGACTTGGACGCCTCACACGTGGGAATGGGGGAAACCGAGGActacaacaacgacaacttcgacgacgacgacgacaatctgGCCGTGGATCATTCATTGTTACCAAAGGGAACGTCCGCAGCAACGGATACGAGCAACGAAACCACGGAAGCGAACGTCGAGGTACATTTACCGCGTACCAACGAAAAGcgccggaagaaaaagaagaaaacaaagaaaaaggccacACCGTCCCGACCGACCGATTGAAGTCGTCCGCACCGTCAACCACGTTGCCGATGCCGTTGCCTACCGCGGGGCGGGAGGAAACAATGTGGAGATCACCCGCGACGACAATCGTCCCACCGAACTCCGGCAATCCGTCTTGAGGATTGTCACCATTACGCTACTCATGGTGTTGACCCAAATGGCGGGCCGTATCCTCTCCCGAGTATTGAACAAGCCCACCGAAACTGCCGCTCCCGCATAAATTGTGACCCCAATACCGAACAAAAGTAACAAACAAACGAAATACGAAGCTAAACAGAATAGGTACACACGCGTGTATACCGACTCCGCTAGAATGCTTTTTCGACACAATTTTAGCACTGCGTCGTAATCTCCCTGCTTCTTCGTACTCGAACAAATTAGACATTCCAAGAAACTGGCGCCGCAGGCAGGCAACCCGGTTTGCTATCACAATCAACGGCAAATGATAGCGCAGGTAAAAAATTATTTCGAGAGACAAGAATCGACGCCCGAGTAGAATGCCTTCGAAGGGGATCTTTAGTAGGTTCAACCGGAGGTCGTCCTCGCAGACTGGGAAAATTGAGTTGGGTATCACTCGTGCCCAAAGAGGTCGCGCAGTGGTGTTTTGTACCTATCCGACTGGAACTGCTGTCGGATTGTGACAGCAAATTACAGTTCGATATTTTGAGACCTGTGATTTCCAAGATCTGACTGCGATGTAACAGTCGAAGCAATCTtttagaggaaattcactaaaggggatggaaaaaggtgaaaactcccttaaaggggacagaacgtgttcactctaagtagcatcatttggcgctcaaacattgttatgtattcaaactatttaaactaaacaacaaaattttaaccttgatgccgacgtttcccgccacgatgtttattgcatggtctccgatgagagtgagatatgcgatcgtactcgtcttcgtcgttggtaaaAATTGCCACCCACCGCTTGGGATGCTGAACAATCAACGTACCTCGcattcggacgacggcgcgattgctggaggtcgaacgacgttgtggcggtcgtcgaagactcggaggggtcgacgatcccttccaaaattcgatggggatcgtacaaataaaacgtaacctcggcattgacgtgtgcccgtgaatgcttgtcatgttggGGCTGCTTTCTCATCCAACACGCAGATTTCCTCGTtgaaattttgttgtttagtttaaatagtttgaatacataacaatgtttgagcgccaaatgatgctacttagagtgaacacgttctgtcccctttaagggagttttcacctttttccatcccctttagtgaatttcctcaatcTTTTACTTAGGCCCGCGGAAAAGCCGATTTGAAACGATGTATACTTTCGAACCGACGCACAAGAACATAAACAACTGCCCGTAAAATTGCTATTAACAAAAGACAAAAATGATAACAATTTATGTCAATTGCTTTCTTATGTTTAGAATTTTGAAATACCAACGGCACCGACTGCAAACGACCATCATCGGTAGGATAACGCAAAGTCCAGCAAAGGCTTGATTCAATCAACGCCAGACAACCATAATCATGGTATTCACTCGCAAACAGCGTTCCGTTCTACGTGGTAATGCTGCTCTACTCATTGTAAGTGCAAGTTTCGCCTCTTTTAGTAGGGTCTGGCGATCGATCCATGTCACGTCGGGAGTGAGGACCTTGGACAAATACTGGCGGCTGCACACAACCAGTTCCCATCTACATGGCACACAGTGCTGTCATTGCCGGAGCTCAAAGTCAGCGAGGTAACGCCAAGGGTGCCGCATATTTTGCATTTTGTACACACCAAAACC
Protein-coding regions in this window:
- a CDS encoding predicted protein produces the protein MESVRIPQRRRTSSSWWRRTWVWVATLPRPTSAVEVRRHPIRMRRIPSPYVAYGSTTSALPFRIVRGGAQSSRPSFDKKDDDDDEWEDWDDLDRDDSEHDTTERSTQSKPQLDDDDNEFMKDADEDGAILSSPFLDSFQEEVHRIVAEYRSEVRQTFQQLQREILLERQQWEPTTSDRSPNDLSDAGLSDDDEIDRDEGPDQAGDWSSTDEDSNNLDDEDYQDKDETDPVPEYLDVFRDLDASHVGMGETEDYNNDNFDDDDDNLAVDHSLLPKGTSAATDTSNETTEANVEVHLPRTNEKRRKKKKKTKKKATPSRPTD